The Candidatus Bathyarchaeota archaeon genomic interval GAACGCAGTCTTTAGCTAAAACCAAGGGTTGATTATCTGGCACACATGGCACACTTGGCACACGTGTACTATACCCGTCTAAAATTAATGATTCACCGATTTTACGCTGGGGTATCTGACCTGTGCCATCTGTGCCACCTGTGCCACTTTCAGCTTCAGAAACATCAAATTTCTGTTCCAAAGTTGTTTGTTGCTGTTCTTCGCTGGTGTCAACGGGTTTTTCCTCTTCCTCAGGTAGCTTCCGCAAGTCAATGCCTATCCAGCATCGTTCTCGTTTGCCGTTGACAAGCCGTTTGCCTTCGCTGATTTTTGGCGTGTTTTTCAGTCGGCTAACTAAGGCTTTCTCGTTCTCGTTTTCTAAGCCGTAGAAGTCACAGTATTCCTTATAGGCGGCGTGAACTTCAGCTCTGCCTTTGTAACTATTCTTGTTAAAAATCACCATTTCAGAAATGAAGGCTCCGATGGTGTCGCTGGCTCTTTGAAACAGTATTTCTGTTTCCTGTTGTGTTTTTCCTTCCGTAAAATAGCCTTGCGAAAGCAGTCGGTGTAAGCCTTCCAGCATCCAGTTTAATATTCCGCTGCGCTCTGTTGCGTCATTCAGCCAAACCTGCTCAATGTTGCTGATTTTGTTTTTGCCAATAAACTCATACGGAAAAGTCACGAAAAGCCGTCTATTTTTGAAAGCGGTTGTGTTATCTTCCACTTTCGGAAATCTGTTTGCGATAACTGTTATTTTAGCTGTGTTGCGGAACTTTATCGTTTTCTGTTTGCATTTTATCTCCGCTTCTATTGTGTCCTGTCCAGTCGCTGCTTTAAGCAGCTCAGTTCTCAGCACTTTTTTATTGTTTACAGTCGGCTCGTTGCATGTGTTAAAAAGTTTGCCAATAAGCCTCTCCATAGCGAAACGGTGATAACCGTCAAACTGCTCCAACGGCACACTTGCACAGTTATCAGCGCCAAGTATGCTTTCCATTGTACGTGTCCACGTGCCTTTTCCGTTCCTTCCACTTCCATGCAGCCACATGATCTTGTGCTCTCGGTAATCAGGCAGCAGCAGAAA includes:
- a CDS encoding phage/plasmid primase, P4 family, whose protein sequence is MPAADQQTQQQITSDVPQGMPEELTPEGKKWRENLKKIAAQPHISYPCFAQFCDDPEHKVGFKPARVAKWLAENEHFKTDRESDTLYYGDEVKGVWSRNGETKLKEIVTRILGDEDKAHHYANILHTLKSLTYTDVVFSKKIAVENGLLDVETGKLSPFTLEEMAFHSIPVAFNKDADCPNFKEWLKQVLKPEDILTLQEWSGFLLLPDYREHKIMWLHGSGRNGKGTWTRTMESILGADNCASVPLEQFDGYHRFAMERLIGKLFNTCNEPTVNNKKVLRTELLKAATGQDTIEAEIKCKQKTIKFRNTAKITVIANRFPKVEDNTTAFKNRRLFVTFPYEFIGKNKISNIEQVWLNDATERSGILNWMLEGLHRLLSQGYFTEGKTQQETEILFQRASDTIGAFISEMVIFNKNSYKGRAEVHAAYKEYCDFYGLENENEKALVSRLKNTPKISEGKRLVNGKRERCWIGIDLRKLPEEEEKPVDTSEEQQQTTLEQKFDVSEAESGTGGTDGTGQIPQRKIGESLILDGYSTRVPSVPCVPDNQPLVLAKDCV